The Pirellulales bacterium genomic interval CGCTCGTGCCATACGACGTGGCCAGGGTATCGCCGTCGGCCAGCGTGGTGTTCTTGGTGGTGAAATCACCGGTGACCGAACTGTAATTCAGGACGTTGAAGAACTGGCCCGTGGTGGGCGTGAAGCCATTGATGGTCTGCACGTCGAGCGTTCCGGCCAAGGTGGCCGTGCCGCTGACTGGGGCCGTGCCGTTGACATTGAGCTGATCGTACTGCGTGTTGGCGGTGATGCCGCCGATATCGAGCTTGAGCGTGCCGGAGGCCGTTTGCGTGTAATTGCCTGTGATGTTGACCTGGCCGGGCGTGCCGTCGCCACCTGGCGTGAACACGCCGCTGTTGGTCACATCGCCGACAATCGTGCCGCTGCCGGAGAGCGTGCCGCCGTTGATCTGAATGGAATTGGGCGCCAGCGGGGGGTCCAGCGTGCCGCCGGCCAGCGTCGTCGAGCCGCCGCTCTGCGTGTAGGTGAATCCCGGCGGGCCGGCCAGCGTGCTCGAAGCGCCGATGGTCACCGCGCCGGCGTTGGTGAGTGTGCCGGCGCTGGTGGTGAGGTTGTAGCCGTTTTGGATCGTGAGATTGCCGGCGGCGGCGTTCGTGGTCAGGTCGGCCAGGGCGCTGGTGCCCATGGTGTCGCTGTAGACGTTCGAGTTGGCCCCGTCGAGCAGAAGGGTGGCGGCGTTGGTGGCGATGGCGTCGCCCGTGAGCTGCAACGTGCCTCCGCCGACGGCTTGCCACGTGCCGCCGGTGAGCGTGCCGGCGGCAAAGTTGGTCAGCGTGGTGGGGTTGACGCTGAGCGTTCCGCCATTCGCTTCGACCGTGCCGTTGTTGGTGAAGGTCGGGGGGAAGACGCTGAGCGTGCCGCCGGAGACATTGGCTTCGATCGTGCCATCATTCACGAACGTGCCATTGCCATAAATACGCCCGCTCTGGCCACCGATCGTCACGCCGCTGCCGAGCGTGATGGTATCGGAGCCGCCGGTGAACAGGCTGTTGCTGAAATCACCGAACACGATGGCGCCCGTGCCCGAAATGGTTTCAACCTGGTTGCTGGGAAACGAGATCTGACTGGACGTGCTGGTATTGTTCGGATTGCCGAGGTTGAGCGTGACGTTGTTGAGCGTCAGCCCGCCGCTGACGCTGACCGTGTTGTTGTACGTCGACATGTCGATCGGGCTGTCGAGCGTGATGCCGACGAGGGCGCTGTCGAAGGTGGCGCGAAGTGTGGCGCCATTGCTGGCCGTGAAGGTTCCGCCGGAGAGCGTGCCGGTGCCCGCGTTGCCATTGGTTGGATCGCCCAGGTTCCAGACGTCCGTCGAGGCGGAAAGTGTCAGATTGCCGCCGAGCGTGCCGACGATGTTCACCGTGCTGCCGGGATAGGAGAAGACGCCCGAGCCTGCGGTGAGGGCGGCCTGTGTGAACGTGCCGCCGAGGTCGACGGTCGAGTTCGTCACCGTGATGCTGCCGGAGTTTTGCCAGGCATAGTTGAAATACGGGTAGCCATCGTTGATGCTGAGCGTGCCGCCGCCCGTTTGGCTCAGCGTGCCGAAGCCGCTGAACGTGCCAGTCGCCGCGCCGCCGCTTACGGCCAGGTTACCGCCCGACTCCTCGACGGTGCCGGTGTTTGCGCCGCTGGCGCCGAACTGCACATTGAGGTTGCCTCCGTTGGTCCCTTCGACGGTGGCGGTGTTGGTGAAGGCGCTCGTGCCGCCGCCGGCGGTGATGGAGATCGTTCCACCCGAGACATTGCTGTCGATCACGCCCTTGTTGGTGAACGATGGCCCGCTGATGGAAATGTTGCCGCCCCGTCCCTGCATCGTGATGCCCGACGCGACGACGACGCTGCTTTGGCTGTAGGCTTGAATATAATCGCTGAAGTAGCCGAATTGGATGGTGCCGGTCCCTAGCAGGTTCTGCGTGCCGGTGCCCTCGAATGCCAGCGTGCCGGAGGTCGTGTTCGGGTAAGTGCTCTCGTTGCCGAGGTCGAGCGTGGTGTTGTTGGCGAGCGTCAGGTCGCCGTAGACCGCCACGTGGTTGTTGTACGTCGACATGTCGATGGGGCTGTCGAGCGTGACGCCGGTCAGGGCGCTGGAGAAGGTGGCGGCCAGCGTGGCGCCGCCGCTGGCGGAGAACGTTCCGCCGGAAAGCGTGCCCGTGCCGGCATTTCCGTTGAGCGGATCGCCCAGATTCCAACTTCCGGTGGTGGCGTCGAGCGAGAGTCCGCCGGTGAGCGTGCCGATGAGATTGACCGTGCTGCCGGTGCGAGTGAATGTGCTCGAGCCGGCGGTCAGGCCGGCTTGCGTGAACGTGCCGCCGAGGTCGACCGTCGCGTTGGTGACGGTGATATTGCCGTTGCTCTCCCAAGAATTGTTATTGCCCTGGTTGATGGAGAGCGTGCCGCCGCCGCTGAGGCTGAGGTTCCCGAAGCCGTCGTAAACGCCGACCGAGCTGCCGCCGGTGACGGCGAGGTTTCCGCCGCCGGTGACTTGCATCGTGCCGCCGGCGTTGCCGCCCGCGCCGAAGGCGACGTCGAGCGAACCGCCATTGGTTCCCTCGACGGTGCCGGCGTTGGAAAAGAGGCTCGATCCGCCGACGGAAACCTTGATCGTTCCGCCCGAGACGTTGCTGTCGATGGTGCCGTAGTTGGTCAACGTCGGCCCGCCGACGGAGATTCCACCGCCCCGGCCTTGGAGCGTGATGTTGGCGCCCAAAACGAGGCTGCTATTGCTGAGAATGTAGTTGGAGAAGTAGCCGAACTGGACCGTGCCGGTGCCACCCAGGGTTTGCTGCCCCGATCCCTGGAACGCCAAATTACCGGAGGTTGTGCCACTGCTCTGATTCCCCAGGTCGAGAGTGACGTTGTTGAGCGTCAGATCCCCCAGCACGGCCACCTCGTTGGTGTAGGTCGCCATGTCGATGGGGCTATTGAGCGTCACGCCGTTGAGCGTGCTGCTAGAGCCGGCGGTGAGCGTGGCGCCGCCGCTGGCGGTGAAGGCGCCGCCCTTCAAAGTGCCGGTGTAGTTGCCGTTGTTCGGGACGCCGAGGATCCAGTTTCCGGTGTTGGCGTCGAGCGCCAGGCCGCCGTTGAGAATGCCGGTGAGGTCGACGGTGCTCGTCGTGTCGCGGATGAAGGCGGGGGCGGCGGGCTGCGTGGCGGGGCTGACGTAGGTCGTGCCCAGGCTCGCCTGGCTCGCCAAATTGCCGCCAATATAAACCGTCGAGCCGCTCACGCTGATCGTGCCGCTGTTCGTCCAACTATCGGTCGTGCTGGTTTCGAGCGTGAGCGTGCCGCCGCCGGTCATCGAGATGGTGCCGCTGTTCGTCCAATTGCTGTTCGACGCTCCTGAAACCGTGAGGTTGCCGCCGCCGCTGGCGGCAAGGGTGCCTGAGTTCTGGGTCAGCTCGGAGGCCGTGACGCTATTACCGTTGCTGGCCGCAATGATTCCTTCATTTGTCCCCCCCGAGCCGAAGGAAACACTGAATGGCCGCCCGCTGGCGTTCGCCGTCGAGGCGAGAAGGGCGCCCTGGTTGTCGAGCGCCCCATTTCCGTCAATCTGCCCGGTCGCGGCGGTGATCGTGATATTGCCGGCGATCGTGAGGCCGCTGTAAGAGTAGAAGAGGGTATCGCCGGTGTCGTTGTTGTTGCCGCTGGTGGCGGGAAATACGATCGACCCGCTGCTGCCCGGGTCGGCTTGAATGACGTTCGTCCCGCTGAGTTCCAGCTCGCCGCGATTTGCCGAATCGCCGACTTGGATCGTACCGTCGTCGATCACGGCGCCCGCGCCGGTGGTCGAGACTTGCAAAACGCTGCTGTTGTCAATGACCAGCGTCGCGCCCGTGCCAATCGAAAGGCCGGCGATGGTGCTCGTGCTGAGGGCCACTCCGCCTGCGCCGGAGTACGTAACGGTCACATTGCCGCTGATGGAAACGTCGTCGGCCGTGCCGGGCACGAGGCCCGTGCTCCAGTTGCTCGCGACATTCCAGCTTCCTGCGGCGCCACCGATCCAGTTATCGCTGGAGAGCATGGCCAGCGGCTCGAGGCGCTCGAAGGGCCAGCTCGCCGACTGGCGATACATATCGCGGGCGCGAAGCGGCTTGGGGAGACCCTCGCCTAACCTCTCCCAGAGGGAGAGGGAACGTTGCTTTGGCCCGCGGCCGCGAGAGAACCACGATCCACCGCGGCGGCCCCGCCGCATCCGTACCGACCGCTCGTTCGTAGCGGTCCAAAAACACAACCGACGCAACCACGCGCGAAAGGAGAACATGGCGGCACTTTCCAGCGTTGCAAAACTTCATGCGTTCCGTTGCCAAAGCCGATACGTGACTTCGGCCATGCCCGATTCACCTACAATGGATGAGTCTATCTAGCCCCGATGCCAATGCAAGCAAAACCGAAGAATTTCTCCGAGAGCTTCCGGGAATACGTTCTAGCGCGTAGGCGGGGCGGACTTCTGAATCGCTGAACGGGACCGCAAAAGCGAGTGGCGAACTTGCGGCTGGCACCCTTCAACAGCGTGGCGGCCAAGCGATGCCTCGGTGCGTCCAACCGGGGCATCGCCTGGCCGCCGCGATGAACGAAGTGCCATCGTGCCCGTGGCCAAGCTCTGCCCCAGCCACCGCCCATGTTCGCGTCGCTAGGCCCGCGCCGCCACGTCGCTGGGCGGGCGCTGGCTGCCGCCGTCGCCGTGCGGGACTTCGCTCAGCGGCCCATTCGTCGATTTCCAGCCCTTGCCGGCCAACTCCGGCTCGTAGTCGGGCAAGCCGGCCAAGGCGGCAATCTCGCGCAGGAAACGCAGAGTGAGCGCGCGATGCACCTCGCGATCGCCCTCGCGGCCGTAATACTCCGAGATGTCGATCGGCCGCCCCACCTTCAAACGGGTCTTGGCCGTCATCAGAAAAAAGCCGAAGTCGGTGCCGTCCCAGGGCGACCCCTCGATATAACACGGCACCACCGGCACGCGCGCCCTCAGCGCCACCATGGCCGCGCCCGCCCTGCCCGGCAACATGAACCGCCGGCGGTCGTTCAGCCGCCCCTCCGGAAACATGCCCACCAGCTCGCCCTGCCGGGCATAACGCATGGCCAGCTTGGTGGCCGCCGTGTCGACGCCGCTCCGGCCGGTGGGGACCACTTGCAGCGTCTTCAGGGCCCAGCCGAGCAACGGCAACCGGCAGTATTCGCGGGCCACCATCCAATGCACCTGACGATCGCAGGCCAGGGCGATGAAGGCCGGATCGACCGGGCAGATATGGTTGCAAACGATAATCGCCCCCTGACCGCGCGGCAGAGCGATCTTTCCCTCGACCCGTGCCCGCCAACGCACCCTGGTCATCACCAGGCTGAATAAGTATATAGGGAACTGGGCGCGCGTGACCCCCATGCGGCGGCGGGCCGAGTCCAGCCAAACAACCAAGGCCGCCGCGCCCAGCAGCAACAGGAACAGGGCCAGCCGTCGCGTCGCGAGATCGGAAAACATGGGTCAACTATAGTCGGCAGACGGGAGTCGGGCGAGAGCGATGCGAATGGGTGTGGTGAGCGACACGCACGGCCAGGTGAGGTATACCCTCGATGCCGTGCGGATGCTGGAAAGCCTGAACGTCGATCTGGTGATCCACTGCGGCGACATCGGTTCGCCCGACATCGTGCCTCTCTTCGCGGCCTGGCCCACGCACTTCGTGTTCGGCAACGTCGACGGCGATCGTCACGCTCTGGAAGCGGCCATTCGCTCGGCCGGCAAACAGTGTCACGGCCGTTTTGGCTCGTTGGAGTTGGAGGGTCGGAGAATCGCTTTTTTGCACGGAGACGACACGGCACTCTTGCGGCAGACCACGGCCGGCGGCGAGTGGGACTTGGTCTGTCACGGTCATACGCACATTGCCCGGCGAGAACAACAACGGCGCACGTGGGTGCTGAACCCCGGCGCTCTCTATCGTGCCACGCCGCACTCGTTGGCGTATGTGGAACTGCCCTCGCTGGAAGCGACGATCGTGGCGGTGTAGGCGTCAGGCGTCAGGCGTCAGGCAAACGTCAATTCAAGTATTTCTGAACCCTGAACCCTGAACCCTGAACCCTTTGATGGTGGGCCGGCGCTCGCAAGCTCGCTGGTCCCACCCTACGACTTTACGTCGGAAGCCGGAAGATGCGGTCGACGTTGCCGCGCAGCACCTGGCGGCCGAGCTGCAATGCCCGCCCTTCGCTCCAATCGCGGTCGATGACGAACCGCTCGGCCAGAATCTTCGCCAACACGCGCTTGTACATGGCGAACTTCGGCAGCGCGAATTCCAGCTTGTACATGTCGCTGTAATAGCCGATTTGCTTGGTGGCCGGCACGGCCTCCAGCCGCGCGGCCGCGTCGTGCTCGATGAAGGCCGGCGTGTTCGAATACCACCAGTGCCCGTGGGTCACCACGTTGGGAAAGATCCAACTGAAGCTGGTCAGCTCTTGGTTCGTCACGCTGGCCAGCACCGAAATGGGAAACGTGACCCGCGGAAATGCGTTGAACAACTCGCGATACTGAATCAGCGACACGCGGCTGTCGTACAGATCCTGGCCCTGATACACGCCCGCCGCATAGACCGCCCGATGGACGCCGATCATCAGGTCGAAGGGCAACCGCGTCTGGGCACAGAATTCCGCCAGCGTCCAGAAGACGAAGTTGGCCAATGTCCGCCGATGGGTAGGATCGGCGGCGGGTCCCTGCGAGAGCACCGCCGCCAGCGCGCTTTCGGCCTGCTGGGTTTCGACCTTGGCCGGGGTGAAGTCGGGCGGCAGCGAGATGGCACAGGCCCGCGCTCCGTGGGCCTGGAAGTGCTCGAACAATTGCCCGATCGCTTGCCGCAGCGTGCCGGCGCTGCGCACCGATTGGCCGCTGGCCCGCTGCAGCCGCTCTTGCACCTCGCGCTTGGCGAAGTGGAATACCAGGTCGTCGGTCCGCAGGCAGGGCACGTAGAGCGTGGTGTCGAAGCCGGTCAGCGGGTCGTCGAAGTCGTTCGTCAGAAACACGGCCTCCAGGCGGCTGCGGTAAAGCACCTGCTCGGCCCAGTCGGGCTGCGACATGCGGGCTTCGGCGGCGTCGTAGACCGATTCCCAGTTGTCGGACGTGAGCCGTTCGGCATGCACCTGAAACAGCTTCTGCACCATCTCCATGAGCCAACTGTATTGGATGGTGTTCTCCAGCGGCGCCAGCGCTTCGACCAGCCGCCGCACCTTTTCCTTCGGTTCGATGCCGGGTTGTTCGATCGCCTCTTTCGGCAAGCCGGCCGAATGGGCCAGCTCGGTGTAATAATGGTAGCCCAGCACGTCGGCCAGCGTCTGTGCGGCCGGGGCGTGCGGGTTAATGTGCGTGTGCGGATCGACGAGCGCCAACGCATCGAGCTCGTTGAACAATCGCTGACGAAGGGCGTGGGACATGGGCGGGAGGGTTCAGGGTTCAGGGTTCGGGGTTCAGGTCAGTCCCCGTTTACTGTCTACCGTCTACTGTCTACCGTCTACCCTCCCGTCGTCTACCTCCCCTCGCCGTCTACCCGCTTCGCCGTGGGACGCCGCGACCAGATACAGCCGACGACGTGCGAATCGACGGCGGAGAGGAAGAGCGTGATAAAATAGGTCGGCGAATCGGCGCCGACGAAGTTGATGGCGTCGCCGGTGGCCGCAAACGTGTCGACCGTCTCCGCCAGGCCGTGGTAGTCGTCCAATCGGCCGCGTTGCCGCAGGATGCTGCGGCGCCGGGCATAGACCTCGAAAAAATGGATGGCCGGCAGGCTGGCGCGGCGGTCGACGTGGAACGACCAATCGTTGTCCGCCGCCAGCAGCCGGCGGGCTTCGCTGGCCACCGGCCGCAAGGCATGGCCGCGAGGCACTTGTGCCAACAAGGTCAACAGTTCGTCTTTTTCGGTATTCGCCATCATCGCTTTCCCCTCGATTCCGCGACCGGCCCTCTGCCCGGCGGGTCGCACCTGCTATTATCGCCTGGAAGGCCACGCGGGGCAATTTCAGTCCGTGTTTGACCCCCCTTTTTTCCATGTCCGTACACGAAGCCCTTCACGCCTTCCTGCGGCGGCACGAAATCGAGTACCGCACGGTCCAGCACGGACCGACGCTCACGTCGGCCGATTCGGCCAAGGCGCGTGGCGAAGAGTTGAAGGTGGGCGGCAAAGCGCTGGTGGTGAAAACAGGTGGCGATTTCCGGCTGTTCGTGCTCAGTGCCGCCTGCGCACTCGATTCGGCGGCGCTCAAGCGGCATTTCGGCGTGAAGAAGACCCGCTTTGCCGATGCTGCCGAACTCGACCGCCTGACGGGACTTGTGCCCGGCTCCGTGCCGCCGTTTGGCCGACCGATTCTGCCTCTCGACCTGTTTGTCGATCCGTCCGTCCTGGCCAACGAGCAGATCGCCTTCAACTCCGGACTGCTGACCGAATCGATCATCATGTCGGTGAGCGATTATGTGCGGGTGGCACAGCCTACCGTGCTGGCGTTTGGCAGGACGGCAGGCGAGTAGGCAAAACAATCAGCGAAGATCATCGCGATCTAAAACACTTGCCAATTCGCAATTCGCAATTCGCAATTCCTCCTGAACCCTGAACGCTGAATCCCGGCTAGTCTTCCCCATGAAACCGATCATACACCGCCCGCAGCCCGACCGGCTCGATCCGCACTTCGGTCAGCGGCAACGTGGCCAACCATCCCAACAGCGGCGACAGCTCGCCGGGCGTCTCGATGGTCACGTCGCCGTTACCGGTAGAAACGCGCAGTCCGCCGGCCAAGGCGTCGGGCACCGGCGGCAGCGCCGCCGTGAGCCGCGCGTGAATGCGATGCTGCCGCCGTAGCTCGGCCAGCGCCTGGATGTGAACCAGCCGCCCAGCCCGCATGATGCCGACGCGGTCGCACGACTGTTCCACCTCGTCGAGCACGTGCGACGAGAAGATCACCGAACGCCCGGCCTGCCGCGCCTCGCGGACCAGCGCCAACACCACTCCCCGCACGTTCGGATCGAGATTCGACGTCGGCTCGTCGAGGATCACCAGCGGCGCGTCGATGGCCATGACCGCCGCCAAAGCGAGCTTCTGTCGCATGCCCGTCGACATCTTCGACACGGGCCGCGCGGTTTCCAGGCCGAGCCGCCGGGCAAGCTCGCGCTCGCGGCGCAAGTCGGCCCCGCGACGCAGCCGGCTGAAAAACCGCAGGACGTCGTCGCCCCGCAGGTTGCCGAACAACCGCACGTCGCCGGGCAAATAGGCCACGCGGCGATGCACTTCCACGCTCTGACCGTGGCAATCGAGTCCGTCGATTCGAGCGCTGCCCGAAGTCGGACGCAAAAAACCCATCAACAGCCGCAACAGCGTGGTTTTGCCCGAACCGTTCGGTCCCAGCAGGCCAAACACTTCTCCCCGCGCGATCCGCAAATCGCAGCCGTCCAGCGCGGTGACGCCGGGATAACGCTTGCTCAACAGGCGGGTTTCGACGAGGTCACTCATCGAGCGGCTCCCTTGGAGGAATCGCGTCGGGCGGCCAACCCACATTCAACGGCACCGCCGCTTGATAGAGCCGGTAGTAGCCGAAATCGCCGATCAACCGAAACGTGCCGACCTGCTCCGGCGTGAGGCGACAGTCGGCGGCCAGCCGGCGCCAGGGCGGAGGTTCGGGCAGAATGGCAAACAGCTTCACGCCGTCCTTGGTGGGAACCCCGTGCAAGTAGTTCTCAAAAAGCGGGAACTGGGAGCGGGCGAAATAATAAAAGAGATTCAGATGGTCCGCTTCCGTATAGCAGACACGGTAGGCCGAGCGCACCACGCCGATGTCGCTCAAGTATTGCACCACCGCAGACGGTCGATAATTGGCGGCGTAGTAGCAATAGTATCCATTATTGTCATCGGCGCCGACCTGTGTGCGGTGGGCTTCAAGCCGTTGCGGATAGGTCCAAAGCTGAGGCCAGAGGACCAGCGATACCGCAAGCAGGGCCACGGCAGTCGCGGCTTCCGCCGATCGACGACCGGCCCAACGCCGGTGGACGGCCTCGCTCAGCTCCGTCAGCAACCAGCCTTCGGCCAGGGCCATCAAGGGCAACAGCGGACAATAATTCCTCTCGAACGGACTGATTCGCAACAGCCCCGTGATGAGAAACGCGCCGACGGCGACGGCGAGGGCCAAGGCGGGCACCGCCCCGTGCCGCGGAAGACCGTCTCGCCGTGGCAGCAGCCAGGCAACCAGCCCGGCCAAGAACAGCGGCGCAAGCCAAACCAGGTCGTGCGTGGCCGGTCGAAGGAAGTTTCCTGCGATCACCGGCAGGTACGACCAAGACGAGGGCGACGACGACTCGGCGGTCTTCCGCACCTGACTGAGAATCGGCAGGTAGCAGGCCAGCGCCAAGAGACCGGCCAACAGCCAGCTCACTGCCTCGCCGGCAAGTTCGCGCCCGCCTGCCCCGCGCATGCGGGCGGCAACGACGGCCACGGTCGCCAAGGGGGCAAAGAAGAGCGCGTTCGTGGGCAGCACATAGAGCAGGCTTCCGCCGACCAAGGCCACCGCGGCCCACCTCCGCCAGCCGGTCACTGCACCGTTGGCCAGGGCCAGCGAGGCCAGCCAAGCGGCGAGAAACATCGAAAGACTGTAGCCTCTCACCTGGATCGTAAAGATGAGAAACATCTGGTTCAGGCCGAGCAGCGCCGTCGAGAGCACGGCGCAGGTGATGCCGCGTAACCGCTTGGCCAGGAGAAAAACCGTCGCCAACGTGCCGATCGTGGAAATGAGCGAAGGCAGGCGGAGCACGAAATTGCTCTCCGACACGCAAAAAAATGGCCACAGCAGCAGCGAGTAGAGCACGTGGTTGTTGGGCAGTGAATAGTCGGTCACGATGAAGGCGGGCCCGCGGCGGACGAAATAGTCGACCGTGTAGATTTCGTCGTGCCACAGATCAAGGTTCAGCCGGCTGGCGCAATGGATCAAAGGCACGGCGGCCGCTAGGACGAACCAATGCCAGGTTTGCAAGCCGGGGGGTGCGGGCGTAGGGCGAT includes:
- a CDS encoding lysophospholipid acyltransferase family protein, encoding MFSDLATRRLALFLLLLGAAALVVWLDSARRRMGVTRAQFPIYLFSLVMTRVRWRARVEGKIALPRGQGAIIVCNHICPVDPAFIALACDRQVHWMVAREYCRLPLLGWALKTLQVVPTGRSGVDTAATKLAMRYARQGELVGMFPEGRLNDRRRFMLPGRAGAAMVALRARVPVVPCYIEGSPWDGTDFGFFLMTAKTRLKVGRPIDISEYYGREGDREVHRALTLRFLREIAALAGLPDYEPELAGKGWKSTNGPLSEVPHGDGGSQRPPSDVAARA
- a CDS encoding YfcE family phosphodiesterase, with the protein product MRMGVVSDTHGQVRYTLDAVRMLESLNVDLVIHCGDIGSPDIVPLFAAWPTHFVFGNVDGDRHALEAAIRSAGKQCHGRFGSLELEGRRIAFLHGDDTALLRQTTAGGEWDLVCHGHTHIARREQQRRTWVLNPGALYRATPHSLAYVELPSLEATIVAV
- a CDS encoding glucuronate isomerase translates to MSHALRQRLFNELDALALVDPHTHINPHAPAAQTLADVLGYHYYTELAHSAGLPKEAIEQPGIEPKEKVRRLVEALAPLENTIQYSWLMEMVQKLFQVHAERLTSDNWESVYDAAEARMSQPDWAEQVLYRSRLEAVFLTNDFDDPLTGFDTTLYVPCLRTDDLVFHFAKREVQERLQRASGQSVRSAGTLRQAIGQLFEHFQAHGARACAISLPPDFTPAKVETQQAESALAAVLSQGPAADPTHRRTLANFVFWTLAEFCAQTRLPFDLMIGVHRAVYAAGVYQGQDLYDSRVSLIQYRELFNAFPRVTFPISVLASVTNQELTSFSWIFPNVVTHGHWWYSNTPAFIEHDAAARLEAVPATKQIGYYSDMYKLEFALPKFAMYKRVLAKILAERFVIDRDWSEGRALQLGRQVLRGNVDRIFRLPT
- a CDS encoding YbaK/EbsC family protein, which translates into the protein MSVHEALHAFLRRHEIEYRTVQHGPTLTSADSAKARGEELKVGGKALVVKTGGDFRLFVLSAACALDSAALKRHFGVKKTRFADAAELDRLTGLVPGSVPPFGRPILPLDLFVDPSVLANEQIAFNSGLLTESIIMSVSDYVRVAQPTVLAFGRTAGE
- a CDS encoding ABC transporter ATP-binding protein → MSDLVETRLLSKRYPGVTALDGCDLRIARGEVFGLLGPNGSGKTTLLRLLMGFLRPTSGSARIDGLDCHGQSVEVHRRVAYLPGDVRLFGNLRGDDVLRFFSRLRRGADLRRERELARRLGLETARPVSKMSTGMRQKLALAAVMAIDAPLVILDEPTSNLDPNVRGVVLALVREARQAGRSVIFSSHVLDEVEQSCDRVGIMRAGRLVHIQALAELRRQHRIHARLTAALPPVPDALAGGLRVSTGNGDVTIETPGELSPLLGWLATLPLTEVRIEPVGLRAVYDRFHGED